The genome window GCTGCGCGAGCGCGTGCACGTACTTGGCGACCGGGCCGTCCTGGCCCATGAGGAACAACGGAACGGAATCCATCGGTAGCGCCGGCGCGGTCGCTGCTGGGCCCGGTACTCCCGAAGCTGACCCGAATTGCAAAGCAGGACGTCAGGACTCGGATGGTGCCGCTGTGCGTGCGCGCTCGATCGCCCGGTAGACGGTGGAGCGGGCGACGGAGAACAGCTCCGCGAGCTCGGCGCTGGTATGTGCGCCGGCGTGGTGCAGCTCGACGAGGTGAGCTTCCTGCCGCGCGGACAGCTTGGGCTTCTTCCCACGCAGCCGACCCTTGGCGCGGGCGACCTTCATGCCCTGCCGAGTCCTCATCTTGATCAGGTCCGACTCGAACTCGGCGACCATGGCCAGCACGTTGAACAGCAGTCTGCCGACCGGGTCGGTGGGGTCGTGCACCGATCCGCCGAGGCTGAGCTTGACCTCGCGGGCGGTGAGCTCGGCGACGATGTCGCGGGCGTCGGGCAGCGACCGGGCGAGCCGGTCGAGCTTGGTCACGACCAGGACGTCGCCGCCGCGGCACGCGGCCATCGCCTCGCGTAGCCCGGGCCGGGCCCGGTTCGTGCCGGTGAGCCCGTGGTCGACGTAGATCCGTTCGGGTATGACGCCGAGCGTGGTGAGGGCGTCGCGTTGCGCGGTGAGGTCCTGTTCGTCGGTGGAGACCCGGGCATAGCCGATCAGCAGTCCGCTCACCGCGCGAGTGTCCCAGTTAACACCCCTTCATCGGGCATTTAACCGGGCGGGTCTTACGGGAATCGGCGAGCAGCAGCGATCTTCGGTTCGCGCGCGGGGCCAGGCTGTCCCGGTGGGGGTTCCCCTTAGGAGACGCCTTGATCACAAGAAACTGGCCGCGGTGAGTCACCGGGCCGGCGACGGGGTTCCAGCAGGCACAGTGGGTGAGGCTTCGGCTGGCGAGCCACAACGGGGTGAGTGACGCGGGCGGGGTCATCGTTGTTCAGGGAGGGTGGCGGCGGCACGTTCGGGGGTTGCCTCGGACGGCTCGGTGTCGGTCGGGCAGCACGCCGCTTCATCGCCGGTTCCGGTTGGGGCGGGGCCGCGACGGCGCAGGCGCGTGACGAGCACAGTGAGCAGGGCGGCACCGACGGCGACGGTGGCGAGGACGGTCAACAGGCCGATGTTGCCGGCGACGAGGGCTTGCAGCCATCCGCTGATGCCCGATGTGGATCCCGACACGCTGCTGACGGGGCGCCCGCTGAGCAGGACCGGGGCCCAGTAGGCGATCAGGTAGAGGCCGGAGAGCGCCAGGACCGCACCGGCGACCCGGTTGACGACCTTGGCCATTCGTCGCATGCCGCGCTCCAGGGCGCCGCTGGCCAGGGCGGTGGAGACCGACAGCAGCATCAGGATGGTGGCGGCCCCGGCGCCGTAGGCCAGGAACACCCCCAGCAGCAGGACGACGCTGGAGCCGGCCAGGGCCGAACCGATGACGGCGAGCAGGACCGCGAGGGTGCACGACAGCGATGCCACCGCGTAGGCCGCACCGAACGCCACCATGCTGCGTGGTCCGTCACCGGGACGCAGCATCGGGTTGGCGTTGATCCGGACGCTCAGGTGGCGGCCGAGCAGCAGCATGACACCGACCACGACCAGCACGGCGCCGATGACCACGGCCGCCCACGGCACGGCGCCGATCAGGAACCGCAGCCCTGCGGCGACGAGGATGCCGACCACGGTGAACACCGCGACGAACCCGGCGCTGACCGCGAGCCCGGTGCGCAGCCCGCCGGCGATCTTGCGGGGCAGGGTGGCCGATGTGTCGGTGGACCCGAGGTAGTAGGCGAGGAAGGCGGGCAGCATGGCGAACCCGCACGGGTTGACCGTGGAGATCATGCCGGCGCCGAAGGCGAACGCGAGCGTGGTGAGCATGGGGGTCCTCGCGGGTCAGGCGGCGGTGGACAGGCGTCGCACGGTGTCGAGGTAGGCGTCGTTGATCGGGGCGGTGTCGATGTTGGCGACGGTGCCGTTCTCGTCGACGAAGATCTTCGTGTCGAGGACCTGCACGCTCGCGCGCTGCGCGAGCCCGTCGCTGTCCAGGGCCATCAGCCAGTCCGGCAGGCCGAAGCGGGTGCGGAAGTCCAGCAGCGCGGAGTTGGGTTCCTGCGGGTCGACGAAGACGAACAGCATGCGGGGGGCAGCGCTGCCGAGCTGTTGGGCCACGGGCTGGTAGGCCAGGGCCCCTTCCTGGCACGGCACGCAGTAGGTGGTGGTGAACCACAGGATGGTGTCGCGGCCGCGCAGGTCTGCGGCGGTCACCTGCTCGCCGTCGGCGGTGGTGAGGGCGAAGTCGGGGAACGTCTCCCCGACCCGGGCCGGGCCCTGCGCGGACGATGAGCTCGTCGCCGATCGCTGCGTGTCGGGTCCGGATGCGTTCTGCGACACGGCGAACACCGCCAGCCCGATCAACGCGAGGACCGCGGTCGTGGCGAGAGCGGCGATCCACAGCCGACGGCGCCGCGCACGCTCACCGGTCACCGGTCACCGGACCGCTGGGGGTGCGCCCGCCGGGCAGGTTGGTCTGAGTCATCCGTCGTCTCCTTGCCGGGGGGCGCCGGAAAACGGCGCCCGATCACGTGGTCCGATCAAAACTAGCATCCGGTTATCCGGATGCTACGGTGAGCATCGACCCCGACGAGGTGAGATGACCATCGAACACCCCCTGACCCTGCTGCCGGCGCAACCGTCCGGCCACG of Pseudonocardia broussonetiae contains these proteins:
- a CDS encoding recombinase family protein — its product is MSGLLIGYARVSTDEQDLTAQRDALTTLGVIPERIYVDHGLTGTNRARPGLREAMAACRGGDVLVVTKLDRLARSLPDARDIVAELTAREVKLSLGGSVHDPTDPVGRLLFNVLAMVAEFESDLIKMRTRQGMKVARAKGRLRGKKPKLSARQEAHLVELHHAGAHTSAELAELFSVARSTVYRAIERARTAAPSES
- a CDS encoding cytochrome c biogenesis CcdA family protein, with translation MLTTLAFAFGAGMISTVNPCGFAMLPAFLAYYLGSTDTSATLPRKIAGGLRTGLAVSAGFVAVFTVVGILVAAGLRFLIGAVPWAAVVIGAVLVVVGVMLLLGRHLSVRINANPMLRPGDGPRSMVAFGAAYAVASLSCTLAVLLAVIGSALAGSSVVLLLGVFLAYGAGAATILMLLSVSTALASGALERGMRRMAKVVNRVAGAVLALSGLYLIAYWAPVLLSGRPVSSVSGSTSGISGWLQALVAGNIGLLTVLATVAVGAALLTVLVTRLRRRGPAPTGTGDEAACCPTDTEPSEATPERAAATLPEQR
- a CDS encoding TlpA family protein disulfide reductase, translated to MTGERARRRRLWIAALATTAVLALIGLAVFAVSQNASGPDTQRSATSSSSAQGPARVGETFPDFALTTADGEQVTAADLRGRDTILWFTTTYCVPCQEGALAYQPVAQQLGSAAPRMLFVFVDPQEPNSALLDFRTRFGLPDWLMALDSDGLAQRASVQVLDTKIFVDENGTVANIDTAPINDAYLDTVRRLSTAA